In Halopelagius longus, the following proteins share a genomic window:
- a CDS encoding cation:proton antiporter, protein MAASYYVALIVVSLAILGAAVLPRVFNDKPISLPMIYVVSGAALFFVAGMDVPHPVDHPELTERITELVVIIALMGAGLKLDRPFDWSAWSSTWRLLAITMPLSIAGTALLGWWVLGAQVATAVLMGAVIAPTDPVLAADVQTGPPAEGTDEEIDPEKQEGTIRFALTSEAGLNDGLAFPFTNLAIALAGAASLAAGEWAREWVLVDVLYKILVGVVVGYLVGQLIARFVFGEPASTRLAVVMEGAEALAATLLAYGAAELVNSYGFIAVFVAALVLRHYEWEHGYYEHLHDFAVMTERLLMAGILVLFGGTLVGGLLDSLTLPMIGVGLLILFVVRPIAGIIGLLGHSAHWDERAVIATFGIRGIGSFYYLAHALNEATFKEQELLVAAEELWAIVGFIVVTSTFVHGIAASPVMDWLDKRRT, encoded by the coding sequence ATGGCGGCGTCATATTATGTCGCGCTGATCGTCGTGAGTCTCGCCATTCTCGGAGCGGCGGTCCTCCCGCGGGTGTTCAACGACAAGCCGATATCGCTCCCGATGATATACGTGGTTTCGGGGGCCGCTCTGTTCTTCGTCGCCGGGATGGATGTCCCGCACCCGGTGGACCACCCCGAACTCACCGAACGCATCACCGAACTCGTCGTCATCATCGCGCTGATGGGCGCGGGACTCAAACTCGACCGACCGTTCGACTGGAGCGCGTGGTCCTCGACGTGGCGACTGCTCGCGATTACGATGCCGCTCTCCATCGCGGGCACCGCCCTCCTCGGGTGGTGGGTCCTCGGCGCGCAGGTGGCGACGGCGGTTCTCATGGGCGCGGTCATCGCCCCCACTGATCCGGTTCTCGCGGCGGACGTCCAGACTGGCCCCCCGGCGGAGGGCACCGACGAGGAGATAGACCCCGAGAAACAGGAGGGGACGATTCGGTTCGCGCTCACCTCGGAGGCCGGACTCAACGACGGACTGGCGTTCCCCTTCACCAATCTCGCCATCGCCCTCGCCGGCGCGGCGTCGCTGGCGGCGGGCGAGTGGGCCCGAGAGTGGGTGCTCGTCGACGTGCTGTACAAGATACTCGTCGGCGTCGTCGTCGGCTACCTCGTCGGGCAACTCATCGCTCGGTTCGTCTTCGGGGAACCCGCGAGCACGAGACTCGCCGTGGTGATGGAGGGCGCGGAGGCGTTGGCGGCGACGCTTCTGGCCTACGGCGCGGCCGAACTGGTCAACAGTTACGGGTTCATCGCCGTCTTCGTCGCCGCACTCGTCCTCCGGCACTACGAGTGGGAACACGGCTACTACGAACACCTCCACGACTTCGCGGTCATGACCGAACGCCTGCTGATGGCCGGCATCTTGGTCCTGTTCGGCGGCACCCTCGTCGGCGGACTGCTGGACTCTCTCACCCTACCGATGATAGGCGTCGGCCTCCTGATTCTGTTCGTCGTGCGACCGATAGCGGGGATAATCGGACTGCTCGGACACTCCGCGCACTGGGACGAACGCGCGGTCATCGCGACGTTCGGAATCCGAGGCATCGGGTCGTTCTACTACCTCGCGCACGCGCTGAACGAGGCGACGTTCAAAGAGCAGGAACTGCTCGTCGCCGCCGAGGAACTGTGGGCGATAGTCGGCTTCATCGTCGTCACCTCGACGTTCGTCCACGGAATCGCCGCGTCGCCGGTGATGGACTGGTTGGACAAACGCCGCACGTAG
- the pdhA gene encoding pyruvate dehydrogenase (acetyl-transferring) E1 component subunit alpha: MPRERSVDFSIDYVQVLAPDGSADAELDPDLSEDRLLELYRTMKRSRRLDERAVSLQRRGELGTYAPAIGQEAAQVGSAGALDETDWMVTSFRETPAYLARGTPPRAILKYAMGMEEGAATPREERNFPPSVPVGSQALHAAGLGWAQEITGEDAATIGYFGDGATSEGDVYEALNLSGVFDCHTVFLCQNNQYAISVPRERQTRAETLAQKAIAAGIDGIQVDGNDVLGTYAAVREALESARNGDPVFVEALTYRRSIHTTSDDPSVYRKAEEEDEWEERDPIVRFETYLRERDILDDDRIEEIQEEIEEELREEIRLANEAREALAVADMFDHVYESRTPELDAQRAAFTGEDNGR, from the coding sequence GTGCCACGTGAACGCTCAGTCGATTTTTCGATAGACTACGTGCAGGTACTCGCTCCCGACGGGTCCGCGGACGCGGAACTCGACCCGGACCTTTCGGAGGACCGCCTGTTGGAGTTGTACCGGACGATGAAACGCTCGCGGCGACTCGACGAACGGGCCGTCTCCCTCCAGCGACGGGGCGAACTCGGGACGTACGCGCCGGCCATCGGACAGGAGGCCGCGCAGGTCGGAAGCGCGGGCGCCCTCGACGAGACGGACTGGATGGTGACGTCGTTCCGCGAGACGCCCGCGTACCTCGCGCGCGGGACGCCGCCGCGGGCGATTCTCAAGTACGCGATGGGGATGGAGGAGGGCGCGGCCACCCCGCGCGAGGAGCGCAACTTCCCGCCCTCCGTCCCCGTCGGGTCGCAAGCCCTGCACGCGGCGGGACTTGGGTGGGCCCAAGAGATAACCGGCGAGGACGCCGCGACCATCGGCTACTTCGGCGACGGCGCGACCAGCGAAGGCGACGTGTACGAGGCGCTCAACCTCTCCGGCGTGTTCGACTGCCACACCGTCTTCCTCTGTCAGAACAACCAGTACGCCATCTCCGTCCCGCGGGAACGACAGACCCGCGCGGAGACGCTCGCGCAGAAGGCCATCGCGGCGGGAATCGACGGCATTCAGGTGGACGGTAACGACGTGCTCGGCACGTACGCGGCGGTTCGAGAGGCCTTAGAGAGCGCTCGGAACGGCGACCCGGTGTTCGTCGAGGCGTTGACGTACCGTCGCTCGATTCACACCACCTCCGACGACCCCTCGGTGTACCGCAAGGCTGAGGAGGAAGACGAGTGGGAGGAACGCGACCCGATAGTCCGGTTCGAGACGTACCTCCGCGAGCGCGACATCTTGGACGACGACCGAATCGAGGAGATACAGGAGGAGATAGAGGAGGAACTCCGCGAGGAGATTCGACTCGCCAACGAGGCGCGGGAGGCCCTCGCGGTGGCCGACATGTTCGACCACGTCTACGAGTCGCGCACGCCGGAGTTAGACGCACAGCGCGCGGCGTTTACGGGGGAGGATAATGGCCGATAA
- a CDS encoding alpha-ketoacid dehydrogenase subunit beta codes for MADKLRLVEAIRETLFEEMDRDEGVVVYGQDVGVNGGVFRATQGLIEEYPNRVYDAPVAEAGIVGLGVGLGAYGLTPVPEIEFSGFMHQAFHQIQQHVARIRSRTRGELNCPMTIRAPYGGGIRALEHHSESFEAGYAHTPGLKVVVPATPADAKGLLASAIRDPDPVVYFEPTRLYRAFREDVPEGDYTVPLGEADVAQEGEDVTVVAWGAMRHRSIDAAADVDASVEIIDPRTVAPLDSETILESVRKTGRCVVVHEAPKTAGMAAEIIAQINDEALYYLESPVQRVTGYDVPYPLFAREDEYIPGEERIREGIERALSE; via the coding sequence ATGGCCGATAAACTCCGGTTGGTCGAGGCGATTCGGGAGACGCTGTTCGAGGAGATGGACCGCGACGAGGGCGTCGTCGTCTACGGGCAGGACGTGGGCGTCAACGGCGGCGTCTTCCGCGCGACGCAGGGCCTCATCGAGGAGTACCCGAACCGAGTGTACGACGCGCCCGTCGCGGAGGCGGGCATCGTCGGCCTCGGCGTCGGCCTCGGGGCGTACGGGTTGACGCCGGTGCCGGAAATCGAGTTCTCGGGCTTCATGCATCAGGCGTTCCACCAGATTCAACAGCACGTCGCCCGCATCCGGAGTCGGACGCGCGGGGAACTCAACTGCCCGATGACGATTCGCGCGCCGTACGGCGGCGGCATCCGCGCGTTGGAGCACCACTCCGAAAGTTTCGAGGCCGGATACGCCCACACGCCCGGCCTGAAAGTCGTCGTCCCTGCGACGCCCGCGGACGCGAAGGGCTTGCTGGCGTCGGCGATACGCGACCCGGACCCGGTCGTCTACTTCGAACCGACGCGACTGTACCGCGCGTTCCGCGAGGACGTGCCCGAGGGCGACTACACCGTCCCCCTCGGCGAGGCGGACGTGGCGCAGGAGGGCGAGGACGTGACCGTCGTCGCGTGGGGCGCGATGCGACATCGCTCGATCGACGCCGCGGCGGACGTTGACGCGAGCGTGGAGATAATCGACCCCAGAACCGTCGCCCCCCTCGATTCGGAGACGATTCTGGAGTCGGTCCGGAAGACCGGTCGCTGCGTCGTCGTCCACGAAGCGCCGAAGACGGCGGGCATGGCCGCCGAGATAATCGCCCAGATAAACGACGAGGCGCTCTACTACCTCGAGTCGCCGGTCCAACGGGTCACCGGGTACGACGTGCCGTATCCGCTGTTCGCCCGCGAGGACGAGTACATCCCCGGCGAGGAGCGCATTCGAGAGGGTATCGAGCGGGCGTTGTCGGAATAA